From Musa acuminata AAA Group cultivar baxijiao chromosome BXJ3-8, Cavendish_Baxijiao_AAA, whole genome shotgun sequence, one genomic window encodes:
- the LOC135645359 gene encoding pheophytinase, chloroplastic-like isoform X1: protein MELVPLSRSSIFAPPINRLQRRNNLKWKQSKPSVSRKAGIACAGAKPPRNSGVSSQESKRIENLYQKEGRRLLRLLEGLRSRASPEVCGEHHKYFAINGDVGLASIPKKVDEVAKVIIPGLSDDSGGSPISSCYWEWKPKISVHYEKSGSQNVDAPAVLFLPGFGVGSFHYEKQLEDLGRDYKVWALDFLGQGKSLPSEDPAPVDNREGDSEDNDVLWGFGEEPKPWARELVYSIDLWREQVQHFVEQVIGEPVYVVGNSLGGFVALYFAACNPQLVRGVTLLNATPFWGFLPNPVRSPRLSKFLSWSGTFPLPSNVRRLTQLVWEKISDPSSIQEVLKQVYADHSINVDKVFSHIIEITQHPAAAASFASIMFAPRGQLSFQEALSRCQVEGVPICLMYGREDPWVRPIWGFQVKRQLPEVPYYEISPAGHCPHDEVPEVINFLLRGWIKNLESQGSVSLPLLEEPDYVQYEILKELEYVKEGSHKSIKVRFLGSNFSFWNLIISSLKLRLASLLASFR, encoded by the exons ATGGAGTTGGTTCCCTTGAGCCGCTCTTCCATATTTGCCCCCCCTATCAACAGACTCCAGCGGAGAAACAACCTCAAGTGGAAGCAGTCTAAGCCTTCGGTTTCCAGAAAAGCTGGAATTGCTTGTGCTGGGGCGAAACCCCCTAGGAATTCAGGGGTTTCTTCTCAAGAAAGCAAGAGGATCGAGAACTTGTATCAAAAGGAAGGGCGTAGATTGTTGCGTCTGCTTGAAGGGCTTCGAAGCCGTGCCTCTCCGGAGGTGTGCGGTGAGCATCATAAATATTTTGCCATCAATGGAGATGTGGGTCTCGCTAGTATCCCCAAGAAAGTGGATGAAGTTGCAAAGGTCATCATTCCTGGTTTATCTGATGACTCCGGTGGCTCTCCGATCAGTAGTTGCTACTGGGAGTGGAAACCTAAAATTTCGGTGCACTATGAGAAGTCAGGGTCTCAGAATGTGGATGCGCCTGCTGTGCTCTTCCTACCTGGGTTTGGAGTTGGCTCATTTCACTATGAGAAGCAATTGGAAGATTTGGGCCGTGATTACAAAGTGTGGGCTCTGGATTTCTTAGGACAAGGCAAGTCATTGCCATCCGAAGACCCGGCCCCCGTTGATAATCGTGAAGGGGATTCTGAAGATAATGATGTGTTATGGGGGTTCGGAGAAGAACCTAAACCCTGGGCAAGGGAGCTGGTGTACTCTATTGACCTATGGCGAGAACAGGTTCAGCATTTTGTAGAACAG GTAATTGGTGAACCAGTTTATGTTGTTGGTAATTCTCTTGGAGGCTTTGTTGCCTTGTACTTTGCAGCATGCAATCCTCAGCTAGTAAGAGGAGTTACATTGCTTAATGCGACACCGTTTTGGGGATTCCTTCCTAACCCTGTCAGATCACCTAGATTGTCCAAATTTCTTTCATGGTCTGGGACGTTTCCCCTACCTTCAAATGTGAGAAGGCTAACTCAGTTGGT ATGGGAGAAGATCAGTGACCCCAGTAGCATACAGGAAGTACTAAAACAAGTCTATGCTGATCATTCAATAAATGTTGACAAAGTATTttcccatataattgaaataacaCAACATCCTGCAGCCGCTGCTTCTTTTGCCTCCATTATGTTTGCTCCTAGGGGGCAGTTATCCTTCCAGGAAGCCTTGTCCAG GTGCCAAGTGGAAGGTGTTCCAATCTGTCTTATGTACGGTAGAGAAGACCCTTGGGTTAGGCCTATTTGGGGCTTTCAAGTGAAACGACAGTTGCCTGAGGTACCTTATTACGAGATTAGTCCAGCAGGTCACTGCCCACATGATGAGGTTCCCGAG GTTATAAACTTCTTGCTCCGAGGGTGGATTAAGAACCTGGAGTCCCAAGGTTCTGTTTCATTGCCCCTTTTGGAGGAGCCTGATTATGTACAATATGAAATCTTGAAAGAGTTGGAGTATGTCAAAGAAGGATCCCACAAGTCAATTAAAGTACGATTTTTGGGATCGAACTTCTCATTTTGGAATCTGATAATCTCATCCTTGAAGCTACGCCTCGCGAGTTTGCTGGCGAGTTTCAGATAG
- the LOC135645359 gene encoding pheophytinase, chloroplastic-like isoform X2, whose product MELVPLSRSSIFAPPINRLQRRNNLKWKQSKPSVSRKAGIACAGAKPPRNSGVSSQESKRIENLYQKEGRRLLRLLEGLRSRASPEVCGEHHKYFAINGDVGLASIPKKVDEVAKVIIPGLSDDSGGSPISSCYWEWKPKISVHYEKSGSQNVDAPAVLFLPGFGVGSFHYEKQLEDLGRDYKVWALDFLGQGKSLPSEDPAPVDNREGDSEDNDVLWGFGEEPKPWARELVYSIDLWREQVQHFVEQVIGEPVYVVGNSLGGFVALYFAACNPQLVRGVTLLNATPFWGFLPNPVRSPRLSKFLSWSGTFPLPSNVRRLTQLVWEKISDPSSIQEVLKQVYADHSINVDKVFSHIIEITQHPAAAASFASIMFAPRGQLSFQEALSRCQVEGVPICLMYGREDPWVRPIWGFQVKRQLPEVPYYEISPAGHCPHDEVPEVDHQWHLS is encoded by the exons ATGGAGTTGGTTCCCTTGAGCCGCTCTTCCATATTTGCCCCCCCTATCAACAGACTCCAGCGGAGAAACAACCTCAAGTGGAAGCAGTCTAAGCCTTCGGTTTCCAGAAAAGCTGGAATTGCTTGTGCTGGGGCGAAACCCCCTAGGAATTCAGGGGTTTCTTCTCAAGAAAGCAAGAGGATCGAGAACTTGTATCAAAAGGAAGGGCGTAGATTGTTGCGTCTGCTTGAAGGGCTTCGAAGCCGTGCCTCTCCGGAGGTGTGCGGTGAGCATCATAAATATTTTGCCATCAATGGAGATGTGGGTCTCGCTAGTATCCCCAAGAAAGTGGATGAAGTTGCAAAGGTCATCATTCCTGGTTTATCTGATGACTCCGGTGGCTCTCCGATCAGTAGTTGCTACTGGGAGTGGAAACCTAAAATTTCGGTGCACTATGAGAAGTCAGGGTCTCAGAATGTGGATGCGCCTGCTGTGCTCTTCCTACCTGGGTTTGGAGTTGGCTCATTTCACTATGAGAAGCAATTGGAAGATTTGGGCCGTGATTACAAAGTGTGGGCTCTGGATTTCTTAGGACAAGGCAAGTCATTGCCATCCGAAGACCCGGCCCCCGTTGATAATCGTGAAGGGGATTCTGAAGATAATGATGTGTTATGGGGGTTCGGAGAAGAACCTAAACCCTGGGCAAGGGAGCTGGTGTACTCTATTGACCTATGGCGAGAACAGGTTCAGCATTTTGTAGAACAG GTAATTGGTGAACCAGTTTATGTTGTTGGTAATTCTCTTGGAGGCTTTGTTGCCTTGTACTTTGCAGCATGCAATCCTCAGCTAGTAAGAGGAGTTACATTGCTTAATGCGACACCGTTTTGGGGATTCCTTCCTAACCCTGTCAGATCACCTAGATTGTCCAAATTTCTTTCATGGTCTGGGACGTTTCCCCTACCTTCAAATGTGAGAAGGCTAACTCAGTTGGT ATGGGAGAAGATCAGTGACCCCAGTAGCATACAGGAAGTACTAAAACAAGTCTATGCTGATCATTCAATAAATGTTGACAAAGTATTttcccatataattgaaataacaCAACATCCTGCAGCCGCTGCTTCTTTTGCCTCCATTATGTTTGCTCCTAGGGGGCAGTTATCCTTCCAGGAAGCCTTGTCCAG GTGCCAAGTGGAAGGTGTTCCAATCTGTCTTATGTACGGTAGAGAAGACCCTTGGGTTAGGCCTATTTGGGGCTTTCAAGTGAAACGACAGTTGCCTGAGGTACCTTATTACGAGATTAGTCCAGCAGGTCACTGCCCACATGATGAGGTTCCCGAG GTTGACCATCAGTGGCATTTGTCATAA